A stretch of Henckelia pumila isolate YLH828 chromosome 4, ASM3356847v2, whole genome shotgun sequence DNA encodes these proteins:
- the LOC140863990 gene encoding probable histone H2A.1: MAGRGKTLGSGSAKKSQSRSSKAGLQFPVGRIARFLKAGKYAERVGAGAPVYLAAVLEYLAAEVLELAGNAARDNKKTRIVPRHIQLAVRNDEELSKLLGDVTIANGGVMPNIHNLLLPKKTGGSSKPSADED; encoded by the exons ATGGCGGGTCGGGGAAAGACACTCGGATCCGGGTCTGCGAAGAAGTCCCAGTCTAGAAGCAGCAAAGCGGGGCTACAGTTTCCTGTTGGCCGTATCGCCCGATTCCTCAAGGCCGGCAAATATGCCGAACGTGTCGGCGCCGGAGCTCCGGTATACCTCGCCGCAGTCCTCGAGTATCTCGCTGCTGAG GTATTGGAACTGGCTGGAAACGCAGCAAGGGACAACAAGAAAACCAGAATTGTGCCCAGGCACATACAATTGGCCGTGAGAAACGATGAGGAACTGAGCAAACTTCTTGGTGACGTCACAATTGCTAATGGTGGTGTGATGCCCAACATTCACAATCTGTTGCTTCCTAAGAAAACCGGTGGATCTTCCAAGCCCTCTGCTGATGAAGACTAG
- the LOC140864464 gene encoding transcription factor ILR3 has translation MVSPENTNWLYDYGFEDIPVLDANLSAPNSGFSWSVQALNGSSNVGEEIDGGSFEESGVQKETGSKKRSRTELCTPSSSKACREKQRRDRLNDKFMELGAVLEPGRPAKTDKAAILVDAVRMVTQLRGEAQKLKDSNSNLQEKIKELKAEKNELRDEKQRLKAEKEKLEQQLKTTNAHQPGFLPAPPPIPAAFAAQNQAIGNKLVPIMGYPGVAMWQFMPPAAVDTSQDHVLRPPVA, from the exons ATGGTTTCTCCGGAGAACACGAATTGGCTTTACGATTATGGGTTTGAGGACATCCCTGTTCTCGATGCCAATTTATCTGCTCCAAATTCTGGGTTTTCTTGGTCCGTGCAGGCCTTGAACGGCTCCTCGAATGTCGG CGAGGAAATTGATGGCGGCTCATTTGAAGAATCAGGGGTTCAGAAGGAAACTGGCTCAAAAAAGAG ATCTCGAACCGAATTGTGTACTCCATCAAGCTCCAAAGCATGCAGAGAAAAACAAAGGAGGGATCGGCTAAATGACAA GTTTATGGAATTAGGCGCTGTCCTGGAGCCTGGTAGACCTGCCAAAACAGACAAGGCTGCCATCTTGGTTGATGCTGTTCGAATGGTGACTCAGCTGAGAGGTGAGGCTCAGAAGCTGAAAGACTCAAATTCAAATCTCCAGGAGAAGATTAAGGAGCTTAAG GCTGAAAAAAATGAGCTTCGTGATGAAAAGCAAAGGTTAAAGGCTGAAAAGGAGAAGCTGGAGCAACAACTCAAGACAACGAATGCCCACCAACCTGGCTTCTTACCAGCTCCTCCCCCCATTCCCGCTGCATTTGCTGCTCAAAACCAAGCCATTGGCAACAAATTGGTGCCTATCATGGGTTACCCTGGAGTTGCGATGTGGCAGTTCATGCCACCTGCAGCTGTTGATACTTCTCAGGATCATGTCCTCCGCCCGCCGGTTGCCTAA
- the LOC140864279 gene encoding probable galacturonosyltransferase 12 isoform X2 — translation MLFYALLLFTFLLRFMFVLTAVDTIDGEANCSTIGCLRKKLGPRIMGRRLESTVPEIIYRILEEPINQSEIQAGQEIPQTLEDFIAEIKDERPDAKTFAAKLKSMVSLLEQRTRTAKIQEYLYRHVASSSIPKQLHCLALRLANEHSTNSNARLQIPSAELVPALVDNSFFHFVLASDNIIASAVVASSLVQNSLHPEKVVLHIITDRKTYYPMQAWFSLHPLTPAIIEVKALHHFDWFAKGKVPVLEAMEKDQKVRSQFRGGSSAIVANTTEKPYIIAAKLQALSPKYNSLMNHIRIHLPELFPSLNKVVFLDDDIVIQTDLSPLWGIDMNGKVNGAVETCKGEDKFVMSKKLKSYLNFSHPLIAKNFDPNECAWAYGMNIFDLDAWRRTNISKTYHYWLEENLKSDLSLWQLGTLPPGLISFHGHVHIIDPFWHMLGLGYQENTTLTDAANAGVIHFNGRAKPWLDIAFPQLRPLWTKYVDFSDRFIKGCHIMAS, via the exons ATGCTTTTCTATGCTCTTTTGCTCTTTACCTTTCTTCTACGGTTCATGTTTGTGTTAACTGCAGTTGATACTATTGACGGAGAAGCCAACTGTTCGACAATAG gttgcttgaggaAAAAATTAGGCCCGAGAATTATGGGAAGAAGACTTGAATCAACT GTTCCTGAAATAATATACCGAATACTGGAAGAACCCATTAACCAAAGTGAAATACAAGCAGGACAAGAAATTCCCCAAACGCTGGAAGATTTTATAGCAGAAATAAAGGATGAAAGACCTGATGCTAAGACTTTTGCTGCTAAACTCAAATCTATG GTCTCACTGCTTGAACAAAGAACAAGAACTGCGAAAATTCAGGAATACCTGTATCGCCACGTCGCCTCTAGCAGCATCCCTAAGCAGCTTCATTGCCTTGCTCTAAGATTAGCAAACGAACACTCTACTAATTCTAATGCTCGACTCCAGATTCCGTCGGCAGAACTTGTACCTGCCCTTGTTGATAACTCGTTCTTTCACTTTGTCCTGGCTTCTGACAATATAATCGCATCCGCTGTTGTGGCATCATCACTTGTTCAAAATTCATTGCACCCAGAGAAAGTTGTCCTACACATAATAACCGATAGAAAGACCTACTACCCAATGCAGGCTTGGTTCTCACTACACCCTTTAACACCTGCAATCATAGAGGTAAAAGCCTTGCATCATTTTGATTGGTTTGCGAAGGGGAAGGTCCCGGTTTTGGAGGCAATGGAGAAAGATCAAAAAGTGCGGTCACAGTTTAGGGGTGGTTCATCAGCTATTGTGGCAAATACTACGGAAAAACCATATATTATCGCGGCAAAGTTACAAGCCCTCAGCCCCAAGTACAATTCATTGATGAATCACATTCGGATACATTTACCCGAG TTGTTTCCAAGTTTAAACAAAGTAGTATTCCTGGACGACGACATTGTGATTCAAACCGATCTTTCACCTTTGTGGGGCATTGATATGAATGGAAAGGTCAATGGGGCGGTTGAAACGTGCAAAGGAGAGGACAAATTTGTGATGTCAAAGAAGCTCAAAAGCTATTTGAATTTTTCTCATCCTCTGATAGCAAAGAACTTCGATCCTAATGAATGCGCATGGGCTTATGGCATGAACATTTTCGATCTAGATGCTTGGAGACGAACAAACATAAGTAAGACATACCATTATTGGCTAGAAGAG AATTTGAAGTCAGATTTAAGTTTGTGGCAGCTTGGAACCTTACCTCCTGGTCTAATATCTTTTCATGGTCATGTCCACATTATTGATCCGTTCTGGCACATGCTTGGATTAGGGTACCAGGAAAATACTACCTTAACAGATGCTGCCAATGCTGGTGTCATCCACTTCAACGGCAGAGCGAAGCCTTGGCTAGATATAGCATTTCCACAGCTGCGACCCCTTTGGACAAAATATGTTGACTTCTCTGATAGATTCATAAAGGGCTGTCATATAATGGCatcatag
- the LOC140864279 gene encoding probable galacturonosyltransferase 12 isoform X1 → MQLHISPSLRHVTFLPAKNVRELIKVKIGSRRLSYRMLFYALLLFTFLLRFMFVLTAVDTIDGEANCSTIGCLRKKLGPRIMGRRLESTVPEIIYRILEEPINQSEIQAGQEIPQTLEDFIAEIKDERPDAKTFAAKLKSMVSLLEQRTRTAKIQEYLYRHVASSSIPKQLHCLALRLANEHSTNSNARLQIPSAELVPALVDNSFFHFVLASDNIIASAVVASSLVQNSLHPEKVVLHIITDRKTYYPMQAWFSLHPLTPAIIEVKALHHFDWFAKGKVPVLEAMEKDQKVRSQFRGGSSAIVANTTEKPYIIAAKLQALSPKYNSLMNHIRIHLPELFPSLNKVVFLDDDIVIQTDLSPLWGIDMNGKVNGAVETCKGEDKFVMSKKLKSYLNFSHPLIAKNFDPNECAWAYGMNIFDLDAWRRTNISKTYHYWLEENLKSDLSLWQLGTLPPGLISFHGHVHIIDPFWHMLGLGYQENTTLTDAANAGVIHFNGRAKPWLDIAFPQLRPLWTKYVDFSDRFIKGCHIMAS, encoded by the exons ATGCAGCTGCACATCTCTCCGAGCTTGAGGCATGTTACTTTCTTGCCTGCAAAAAATGTTAGGGAGCTAATCAAAGTGAAGATTGGTTCGAGACGATTGTCGTATAGAATGCTTTTCTATGCTCTTTTGCTCTTTACCTTTCTTCTACGGTTCATGTTTGTGTTAACTGCAGTTGATACTATTGACGGAGAAGCCAACTGTTCGACAATAG gttgcttgaggaAAAAATTAGGCCCGAGAATTATGGGAAGAAGACTTGAATCAACT GTTCCTGAAATAATATACCGAATACTGGAAGAACCCATTAACCAAAGTGAAATACAAGCAGGACAAGAAATTCCCCAAACGCTGGAAGATTTTATAGCAGAAATAAAGGATGAAAGACCTGATGCTAAGACTTTTGCTGCTAAACTCAAATCTATG GTCTCACTGCTTGAACAAAGAACAAGAACTGCGAAAATTCAGGAATACCTGTATCGCCACGTCGCCTCTAGCAGCATCCCTAAGCAGCTTCATTGCCTTGCTCTAAGATTAGCAAACGAACACTCTACTAATTCTAATGCTCGACTCCAGATTCCGTCGGCAGAACTTGTACCTGCCCTTGTTGATAACTCGTTCTTTCACTTTGTCCTGGCTTCTGACAATATAATCGCATCCGCTGTTGTGGCATCATCACTTGTTCAAAATTCATTGCACCCAGAGAAAGTTGTCCTACACATAATAACCGATAGAAAGACCTACTACCCAATGCAGGCTTGGTTCTCACTACACCCTTTAACACCTGCAATCATAGAGGTAAAAGCCTTGCATCATTTTGATTGGTTTGCGAAGGGGAAGGTCCCGGTTTTGGAGGCAATGGAGAAAGATCAAAAAGTGCGGTCACAGTTTAGGGGTGGTTCATCAGCTATTGTGGCAAATACTACGGAAAAACCATATATTATCGCGGCAAAGTTACAAGCCCTCAGCCCCAAGTACAATTCATTGATGAATCACATTCGGATACATTTACCCGAG TTGTTTCCAAGTTTAAACAAAGTAGTATTCCTGGACGACGACATTGTGATTCAAACCGATCTTTCACCTTTGTGGGGCATTGATATGAATGGAAAGGTCAATGGGGCGGTTGAAACGTGCAAAGGAGAGGACAAATTTGTGATGTCAAAGAAGCTCAAAAGCTATTTGAATTTTTCTCATCCTCTGATAGCAAAGAACTTCGATCCTAATGAATGCGCATGGGCTTATGGCATGAACATTTTCGATCTAGATGCTTGGAGACGAACAAACATAAGTAAGACATACCATTATTGGCTAGAAGAG AATTTGAAGTCAGATTTAAGTTTGTGGCAGCTTGGAACCTTACCTCCTGGTCTAATATCTTTTCATGGTCATGTCCACATTATTGATCCGTTCTGGCACATGCTTGGATTAGGGTACCAGGAAAATACTACCTTAACAGATGCTGCCAATGCTGGTGTCATCCACTTCAACGGCAGAGCGAAGCCTTGGCTAGATATAGCATTTCCACAGCTGCGACCCCTTTGGACAAAATATGTTGACTTCTCTGATAGATTCATAAAGGGCTGTCATATAATGGCatcatag
- the LOC140864280 gene encoding uncharacterized protein yields MASKLLKIPVQTTITSKPSSNFKQTTSPSLSILFASQHEHNQSSHLFIFYKNGKSRRKSRMSHLSPLCSISSSNPPSTKDEAILQAKTSLLSTLEKPLNNPKLAGKLKKLKQPRFRVEIPIIDDSPASLSQLAVEIFGKMPIKRKGPQIKSLILWTNQSLTEAAINAFDSRSSGILVQNVDISSILDEDVRTVNSADVAVFMAPEASQLAVMKTVTDSLYPKPVVIFNPKWAFEEEIDFDELSGFVGSFEVVYSFMGLEVRGILSKRKGVIFKCVRDGVLSGEKWNVLVEEEGQLRVVSRFKARPSITEVENVLYNLMAINSPVTKSAKFLKNLVSNVTGKK; encoded by the coding sequence ATGGCTTCCAAACTGTTGAAGATTCCTGTGCAAACTACCATAACTTCAAAACCTTCATCCAATTTCAAACAAACTACATCTCCCTCATTGTCAATTTTGTTTGCATCGCAGCACGAGCATAATCAGAGCTCCCATCTGTTTATCTTCTATAAAAATGGAAAGTCTAGGCGAAAATCTAGAATGTCGCATCTATCTCCATTATGTTCCATATCTTCTTCCAATCCGCCATCTACGAAAGACGAAGCCATTCTCCAAGCCAAGACTTCACTTTTATCCACCTTGGAGAAACCCCTAAACAACCCGAAACTAGCAGGAAAGCTCAAGAAACTAAAGCAACCAAGATTCCGCGTGGAAATTCCGATAATTGACGACTCACCCGCATCGCTTTCTCAATTGGCTGTTGAGATATTTGGAAAGATGCCCATTAAAAGAAAAGGCCCACAAATcaaaagtttaattttatggACTAACCAGAGCTTAACCGAAGCTGCCATTAACGCCTTTGATTCTCGCTCCTCTGGCATTCTTGTCCAAAACGTTGACATTTCATCAATTCTTGACGAGGATGTCCGAACTGTGAATTCGGCTGATGTAGCTGTGTTCATGGCTCCTGAGGCTTCTCAATTGGCGGTTATGAAGACAGTTACTGACAGCTTATACCCAAAGCCAGTTGTGATTTTCAACCCCAAGTGGGCATTTGAAGAAGAGATAGATTTCGATGAGCTGAGTGGTTTCGTTGGCTCATTCGAGGTGGTTTATTCGTTTATGGGATTGGAGGTTAGAGGGATTTTGAGTAAGAGGAAAGGTGTAATCTTTAAGTGTGTGAGAGATGGTGTTTTGAGTGGTGAGAAATGGAATGTTTTGGTTGAGGAAGAAGGCCAGTTGAGAGTTGTTTCGAGGTTCAAAGCACGACCATCCATCACTGAGGTCGAGAATGTTTTGTATAATCTCATGGCCATCAACTCCCCAGTTACAAAATCAGCCAAGTTCTTGAAAAACTTGGTTTCAAATGTAACTGGGAAGAAGTAA
- the LOC140863746 gene encoding kinesin-like protein KIN-14N → MDSKNQNKPPSPTHVSVDKRRRIGNSKMAPNTGARAHTRQAFSVVNRGQDLPPNSGPPSHSGSECGVIEFTKADVEALLMEKPRVKNKYNYKEKCDQMLDIMKRLKQCIRWFQQLEGNYVVEQDNLKNLLELADKKCHDLELFMKAKEDELNLIIMELRKNLESLQEKYAKEEGDKLEALDSLAREKDSRLAAQRLQASLSEDLKRAQEDNVGASQKIQSLNDMYKRLQEYNTSLQQYNSRLQSELHATNDTLKQVEKEKLAVIENLSTLRGRYTSLQEQLTSSKKLQDEAAKQKEALGNEVACLRSDLQQVRDDRDRQLLQVSALTEEVEKYKENTGEYGAQLEALEASANNLESTCMAQSEENKRLQEQLSLAQKKFQISDLSAMESRREFEEQNSLILQLQNRLVEADMKIIEGEKLRKKLHNTILELKGNIRVFCRVRPLLADEAASDNKILSFPTSMETQGRCIDLCQNGQKHSFSYDKVFMPDASQEDVFVEISQLVQSALDGYKVCIFAYGQTGSGKTYTMMGTPGIQDHKGLIPRSLEQVFETRQILQSQGWKYEMQVSMLEIYNETVRDLLAPNRTGFDASRLDNAGKQYAIKHDANGNTSVSDLTIVDVRSSREVSYLLERAAQSRSVGKTQMNEQSSRSHFVFTLRIMGVNEGTDQQVQGVLNLIDLAGSERLSKSGSTGDRLKETQAINKSLSSLSDVIFALAKKEEHIPFRNSKLTYLLQPCLGGDSKTLMFVNVSPDPSSTGESLCSLRFAARVNACEIGIPRRQTNLRTTDSRLSIG, encoded by the exons ATGGATTCCAAGAATCAGAACAAGCCTCCTAGCCCTACGCAT GTTTCGGTGGATAAAAGGCGGAGGATTGGAAATTCGAAAATGGCACCGAACACAGGGGCACGAGCACATACTAGGCAAGCATTTTCGGTAGTAAATAGGGGCCAAGATCTGCCTCCTAATAGTGGGCCGCCAAGCCACTCTGGCTCTGAATGTGGTGTAATTGAGTTCACCAAAGCAGATGTAGAGGCACTGCTTATGGAGAAACCGAGAGTTAAAAACAAATATAACTACAAG GAAAAATGTGATCAGATGCTCGACATTATGAAACGTCTCAAGCAATGCATCAGGTGGTTCCAACAGCTTGAAGGAAATTATGTAGTAGAGCAGGATAACTTGAAGAATTTGTTGGAACTTGCTGATAAGAAATGCCATGACTTGG AGTTATTCATGAAGGCCAAGGAGGAtgaattgaatttaattatcaTGGAGCTGAGAAAGAATTTGGAGTCGCTGCAAGAAAAATATGCCAAGGAAGAAGGGGATAAATTG GAAGCATTGGATTCTTTGGCAAGAGAGAAAGATTCTCGACTTGCTGCTCAGAGATTGCAAGCCTCCCTCTCGGAAGACCTGAAGAGAGCACAAGAAGACAATGTTGGTGCAAGCCAAAAG ATACAATCGTTGAATGATATGTACAAGAGGTTGCAGGAGTATAACACAAGTTTACAGCAGTACAATAGCAGACTTCAATCTGAACTTCATGCAACAAATGATACGCTCAAGCAAGTTGAAAAGGAAAAGTTAGCAGTGATAGAAAATCTCAGCACTTTGAGGGGTCGTTATACGTCTTTGCAAGAGCAGCTTACATCTTCTAAG AAATTACAAGACGAGGCTGCGAAACAGAAAGAAGCACTAGGCAATGAAGTTGCTTGTTTGAGAAGTGATCTGCAACAAGTCAGAGATGATCGTGACCGCCAGTTGTTGCAAGTTAGTGCTTTAACAGAGGAAGTAGAGAAATATAAAGAAAATACTGGAGAATACGGTGCACAGTTGGAAGCACTGGAGGCATCAGCAAATAATcttgag tctaCATGCATGGCTCAAAGTGAGGAAAATAAACGACTACAAGAGCAACTATCTTTGGCGCAGAAGAAATTTCAG ATTTCTGATTTATCGGCGATGGAATCTAGGCGTGAGTTCGAGGAGCAAAATTCTTTAATCCTCCAGCTGCAGAATCGATTAGTAGAAGCTGATATGAAGATCATCGAAGGAGAGAAACTCCGGAAGAAACTTCATAACACCATTTTG GAGCTGAAAGGAAATATCCGTGTATTCTGTCGGGTGCGTCCTCTGTTAGCCGATGAAGCTGCATCTGACAACAAAATTCTGTCGTTTCCAACATCAATGGAAACACAGGGACGATGCATTGATTTATGTCAAAATG gGCAAAAGCATTCTTTTTCTTATGACAAAGTTTTCATGCCCGATGCGTCTCAAGAGGATGTTTTTGTGGAGATATCACAGCTTGTGCAGAGTGCCTTGGATGGTTATAAG GTATGTATCTTTGCCTATGGACAAACAGGTTCGGGCAAAACGTACACAATGATGGGCACACCGGGAATCCAAGATCATAAAGGTTTGATTCCACGATCACTCGAGCAAGTGTTTGAAACAAGGCAAATTCTTCAATCTCAGGGATGGAAgtatgagatgcaa GTGTCAATGCTTGAAATATATAATGAAACAGTACGAGATTTGTTGGCACCAAATAGAACAGGTTTTGATGCGTCACGACTGGATAATGCTGGAAAGCAATATGCCATCAAGCATGATGCGAATGGCAACACAAGCGTCTCTGATCTTACAATCGTGGATGTTCGAAGTAGCAGGGAGGTTTCCTATCTTTTAGAGCGTGCGGCGCAAAGCAG GTCTGTAGGAAAAACTCAAATGAATGAACAGTCTTCAAGGAGCCATTTTGTCTTCACCTTGCGAATAATGGGTGTTAATGAG gGCACCGATCAACAAGTTCAAGGTGTGCTTAATTTAATTGACCTAGCTGGTAGTGAGCGTCTATCTAAAAGTGGTTCGACTGGGGATAGACTGAAAGAAACACAG GCTATCAATAAGAGCCTGTCATCTCTTAGCGATGTCATTTTTGCCTTGGCTAAAAAGGAGGAGCATATACCGTTTAGGAATTCCAAACTTACCTATCTTCTCCAG CCTTGCTTAGGTGGAGATTCAAAGACTTTGATGTTTGTCAACGTGTCACCAGATCCTTCTTCTACGGGTGAATCTCTATGTTCACTTCGTTTTGCAGCAAGGGTCAATGCTTGCGAAATCGGCATCCCTAGGAGACAAACCAATTTAAGAACTACAGATTCTCGTCTGAGCATCGGTTAG
- the LOC140864125 gene encoding autophagy-related protein 18f-like — MKNNSQRRGGVGVDMEALVPRSGRGNNGIIPSSFKSLSGYLKFVSSGASTVAASVRSATSSIGERDSETSHGQVLWAGFDKLELERGITRQVLLLGYGHGFQVWDVEVADCVRNLVSRNDGPVSFMQMLPKPISSEKIADKFSDSRPLLIICADGSFTGDDNISERSGILRNGSVQQCPGPVNSSCASTVVWFYSLSTQSYVHLLRFRSVVHLVRCSSRVFAVLQSDQVHCFDALKLERQYTVLTNPVVTGCCGSGNKGLGPLAVGPRWMAYSGTQVEVSKFGRVSPQKLNSSASFPNPTSNGSLVAHYAKESSKQLAAGILTLGDIGYKKLSRYYSDLLPEDNNSQSGTSRVKVHSVANGFSHDADSIGMVIVRDIAKKTVIAQFRAHKSPILSLCFDPSGTLLVTASVQGHNINVFRIMPGFSGGSSGAASYVHLYRLQRGFTNAVIQDISFSSNSNWILISSSRGTSHLFVISPSGGFVSFQSADASRVKNNGCSSMSNTPVSGSPDSGLQVLTQQNICASGPPLTLSAVSRIRNGNNGWKNSVSGAAAASTGRISSLSGAIASAFQHCKGNEMNVDSNSLKKNHHLLVFSPSGCLIQYALRISPALNGTTGLPMNTTCESNHCNDSRIVVEAMRKWDVCQKQNRVERQDNVDVYGENGNFDSCKIFPERMDQKNTVFSSIVDTATKQNISTEERHRMYICEAELQMHQIQNPLWARSEIYFQSMSLDVINTNEVSGEGEIEIERVPIRVLESRPKDLVPVFDYIHAPKSQRGRGNINGHLPLSENGTFTCRNSSGSFESVNTGEIVGNKVDKDVDQTWHDGLWLSTEKSRGIVNANKNSPLTNSQLDIVNTRDHPENNNQLTPVNNIDCLKMENKPA, encoded by the exons ATGAAGAATAATAGCCAGAGAAGAGGTGGCGTGGGAGTTGATATGGAAGCCTTGGTGCCACGGTCGGGGAGGGGAAATAATGGGATCATTCCTAGCTCGTTTAAATCTCTTTCCGGTTACCTGAAATTTGTTTCCTCAGGTGCCTCTACTGTGGCAGCGTCTGTGAGGTCTGCGACATCCTCTATTGGGGAGAGGGACAGCGAGACAAGCCACGGTCAG GTTTTGTGGGCTGGATTTGACAAATTAGAACTTGAAAGAGGCATCACGCGACAAGTTCTCTTGCTGGGCTACGGTCATGGATTTCAGGTCTGGGATGTTGAAGTAGCAGACTGTGTGCGCAATCTAGTCTCCAGGAATGATGGACCTGTTTCGTTCATGCAAATGTTACCAAAACCAATTTCATCTGAGAAAATTGCAGATAAATTTTCTGACAGCCGCCCATTGTTGATTATCTGTGCTGATGGATCCTTTACTGGAGATGATAATATTTCGGAGAGGTCGGGTATTCTTCGCAATGGCTCTGTCCAACAGTGTCCTGGGCCAGTTAACAGTAGTTGTGCTTCAACTGTGGTTTGGTTTTATTCCTTGAGTACACAATCATATGTACACCTTTTAAGATTTAGATCAGTTGTCCATTTGGTGCGATGCAGCTCTCGAGTTTTTGCTGTTTTACAATCAGATCAG GTACATTGTTTTGATGCTCTTAAATTAGAGAGACAGTATACAGTCCTTACCAATCCTGTTGTTACGGGGTGTTGTGGGTCAGGAAATAAAGGTTTGGGTCCCCTTGCGGTTGGTCCCCGGTGGATGGCTTATAGTGGGACTCAAGTGGAGGTTTCAAAATTTGGGCGTGTTAGTCCGCAAAAGCTCAACTCCTCAGCCAGCTTCCCCAATCCCACATCAAATGGAAGCCTAGTCGCACATTATGCGAAAGAGTCTAGCAAACAACTTGCTGCTGGTATATTGACTTTAGGGGACATAGGTTATAAGAAACTATCGAGGTACTATTCTGACCTGTTACCTGAAGATAATAATAGTCAATCTGGGACTTCCCGAGTAAAGGTACACAGTGTTGCTAATGGATTTTCCCACGATGCAGACAGCATTGGCATG GTAATTGTCAGAGACATTGCCAAGAAAACTGTTATCGCTCAGTTTAGGGCACATAAAAGTCCTATCCTGTCATTGTGCTTTGATCCCAGTGGCACTCTTTTAGTGACAGCTTCCGTACAAGGTCATAACATAAATGTTTTTCGAATTATGCCTGGATTTTCTGGAGGATCCTCTGGAGCTGCTTCTTATGTTCACCTTTACCGGCTGCAACGTGGTTTCACAAATGCT GTTATACAAGATATAAGCTTCAGTAGTAACAGTAATTGGATTTTGATCAGTTCCTCAAGAGGGACTAGTCACCTTTTTGTCATCTCTCCTTCGGGCGGATTTGTTAGTTTTCAATCAGCCGATGCTAGTCGCGTAAAAAATAATGGATGTAGCTCGATGTCAAACACTCCAGTTTCTGGATCACCCGATTCAGGATTACAGGTGCTGACTCAACAAAACATCTGCGCATCTGGCCCTCCACTTACTCTTTCCGCTGTTAGCCGAATAAGGAACGGAAATAATGGTTGGAAAAATTCAGTAAGTGGTGCTGCTGCGGCTTCAACTGGGCGGATTAGTTCACTCTCTGGAGCGATTGCATCAGCTTTCCAACATTGTAAAGGCAACGAAATGAATGTAGATTCCAATTCTCTGAAGAAAAACCATCATTTACTTGTTTTCTCTCCTTCTGGTTGCTTGATACAATATGCTCTGCGCATATCTCCAGCTCTTAATGGTACAACGGGTTTGCCCATGAACACCACTTGTGAATCTAATCACTGCAATGATTCAAGGATAGTGGTGGAGGCGATGCGAAAATGGGATGTTTGTCAAAAACAAAATCGCGTGGAGAGACAAGACAACGTTGACGTGTATGGTGAAAATGGAAATTTTGACAGCTGTAAAATCTTTCCAGAAAGAATGGACCAGAAAAATACCGTTTTCTCCAGCATTGTGGATACTGCCACGAAACAAAATATCAGTACTGAAGAAAGGCATCGGATGTATATATGTGAAGCTGAGCTTCAAATGCATCAGATCCAGAATCCATTATGGGCGAGATCGGAG ATATATTTTCAGTCAATGTCGCTTGATGTTATTAATACAAATGAAGTTTCGGGAGAGGGAGAGattgagattgaaagagtacCCATTCGTGTGCTTGAAAGCAGACCAAAAGACTTGGTTCCAGTTTTTGATTACATCCACGCTCCCAAATCTCAACGAGGGAG GGGCAACATCAATGGGCATCTTCCATTGTCCGAGAATGGCACATTCACCTGCAGGAACAGTTCCGGTTCTTTCGAATCTGTAAACACTGGTGAAATTGTGGGCAACAAGGTGGACAAGGATGTTGACCAAACATGGCATGATGGTCTTTGGTTGTCCACCGAAAAAAGCAGGGGTATCGTAAATGCTAACAAAAATTCTCCATTGACAAATTCTCAGCTTGACATTGTAAACACTAGAGACCACCCTGAGAATAATAACCAACTTACACCTGTAAATAATATAGATTGCCTGAAAATGGAGAATAAACCTGCATAA